A genomic window from Providencia alcalifaciens includes:
- a CDS encoding SWIM zinc finger family protein, whose amino-acid sequence MSWKTVYLHYDDDALAIFANVGLLRRARKDLESGKVSPVCLADGTFTSDGQQVTLDPQGVQKASCDCSASGCCKHILAAVLWVQTNSDEQSIDSTEDSLESVDIEPLLPELLAFDVPALIKQNSKPDCRLAVKILQDWQDHAVILDDQSNQLKITIPHYDEPIIYIRGNGFQGMLSSLPEKQQKALHLAAIAKVFLQHNQPWNWPDDLMPNREVTLALSDDEQVVIATIQRFIHDMLRQGLSHISQSSAAQLHLLNMSARAEGLPRLANYLKRLSYQVKLLAQRHFTMDEGQVLRFIAQISGYLYQLTHANDDKIAQLRAFGRRQYDSKTDILSLIPINAEWWQTQSGAIGGTFSFWDNQEKKVVQCSQARANTLDPNFTRHSVWQTLAIWKQTADNLMRSGFELHNPRLSDEGKLAVSGDSYAVSNSAVSQAPHISFDDYQALKSELGFKDWKAATAYFNALTDDTQFEPVVLHIDSYEPLHWNEIEQCVSWAVLDGNQNRAFLRLNWQGTENHKIEELRFITQKGWEISAVSVQVSESQQQLQLTPKTLWLKKEQGIELFYLDFESVPRKKQSSKFMTSIAEYMAKKQQDRTAFAPVPTLAQQITRPILAVLETQSCTGRAQLSASQIDELNFVVSTLQDLGMLWFAKQLAHYLKQESLKRENQTAENLLRLVYLCDQFERSQKLMPFELNS is encoded by the coding sequence ATGAGTTGGAAAACCGTTTATTTACATTATGATGACGACGCATTAGCCATATTTGCCAACGTCGGATTGCTGCGCCGCGCCCGTAAGGATCTGGAAAGTGGTAAAGTTTCTCCGGTTTGTTTAGCGGATGGAACTTTTACCAGTGACGGTCAGCAAGTCACGTTAGATCCTCAAGGGGTGCAAAAAGCCAGCTGCGACTGTTCGGCCTCGGGTTGCTGCAAACATATTCTGGCTGCGGTGCTTTGGGTACAAACAAACAGCGATGAACAATCGATTGATTCTACAGAAGATAGTTTGGAATCTGTCGATATTGAACCACTATTACCCGAGCTGCTGGCATTCGATGTTCCCGCATTAATCAAGCAAAACAGTAAGCCAGATTGCCGCTTGGCAGTGAAGATCTTGCAGGATTGGCAAGATCATGCAGTGATCTTGGACGACCAATCGAATCAGTTGAAAATAACTATCCCTCATTATGATGAGCCAATTATCTATATTCGGGGTAATGGCTTTCAAGGAATGCTGTCTTCATTACCGGAGAAGCAGCAAAAAGCCCTCCATTTGGCGGCGATCGCTAAGGTATTTCTTCAGCATAACCAGCCGTGGAATTGGCCTGACGATCTCATGCCTAACCGCGAGGTTACGTTAGCATTAAGTGACGATGAGCAAGTAGTCATTGCGACTATCCAGCGTTTTATTCACGATATGCTGCGTCAGGGGCTTTCCCATATAAGTCAAAGCAGCGCTGCGCAATTGCATTTATTGAATATGTCGGCGCGTGCGGAAGGTTTGCCTCGCTTGGCGAACTATTTAAAGCGTTTAAGCTATCAAGTGAAATTATTAGCCCAGCGCCATTTCACGATGGATGAAGGGCAAGTTTTGCGGTTTATCGCGCAGATCAGTGGCTATCTTTACCAATTAACCCACGCCAACGACGATAAAATTGCGCAATTGCGCGCTTTTGGTCGTCGCCAATATGATAGTAAAACGGACATTCTCTCTTTGATCCCAATTAATGCCGAATGGTGGCAAACCCAAAGTGGCGCTATTGGGGGAACGTTTAGTTTTTGGGATAACCAAGAGAAAAAAGTGGTGCAGTGTAGCCAAGCGCGCGCCAATACCCTCGACCCGAATTTCACCCGTCACAGTGTCTGGCAAACGTTAGCCATTTGGAAGCAGACGGCAGATAACCTGATGCGCAGCGGCTTTGAACTGCATAATCCGCGCTTATCCGATGAAGGTAAACTTGCGGTTAGCGGCGATAGTTATGCCGTCAGTAACAGTGCAGTTAGCCAAGCGCCGCACATTTCATTCGATGATTACCAAGCATTGAAAAGTGAGCTGGGGTTTAAGGATTGGAAAGCAGCTACGGCCTATTTCAATGCGCTCACCGATGATACCCAGTTTGAGCCTGTTGTGCTGCATATCGATAGCTACGAACCGCTACATTGGAATGAAATCGAGCAGTGCGTCAGTTGGGCGGTGCTGGATGGGAACCAGAATCGGGCATTTTTGCGATTAAATTGGCAAGGCACAGAAAATCACAAAATTGAAGAACTGCGTTTTATCACTCAGAAAGGTTGGGAAATTAGTGCGGTATCTGTTCAAGTCAGCGAGTCTCAGCAGCAATTACAGCTTACGCCGAAAACCCTTTGGTTGAAAAAAGAGCAGGGTATCGAGCTATTCTACCTCGATTTTGAATCGGTACCTCGGAAAAAACAGTCATCCAAGTTTATGACGTCGATTGCCGAATATATGGCGAAAAAGCAGCAAGACCGCACGGCATTTGCGCCAGTGCCAACACTGGCACAGCAGATTACCCGTCCAATCTTGGCGGTATTGGAAACACAAAGCTGCACGGGGCGTGCGCAGTTATCAGCAAGTCAAATTGACGAGTTAAACTTTGTGGTCAGTACATTGCAGGATTTGGGGATGTTGTGGTTTGCCAAGCAACTGGCGCATTATTTAAAACAGGAAAGTTTAAAACGGGAAAATCAAACCGCCGAAAATTTATTGCGCTTGGTGTATCTTTGCGATCAATTTGAGCGTTCGCAAAAATTGATGCCTTTTGAGCTGAATAGCTAA
- a CDS encoding YaiI/YqxD family protein has product MVIWVDADACPKVIKEVLYRAADREKVQITFVANQRLSVPPSLFLKTLQVPAGFDVADNEIVLRAQAGDLVITADIPLAAEVMEKGAVALNPRGERYSEATIRERLTIRDFMDTMRASGVQTGGPASLNQRDRQQFANELDKWLLQRRKSLG; this is encoded by the coding sequence ATGGTGATTTGGGTGGATGCGGATGCATGCCCTAAAGTGATTAAAGAAGTGCTATATCGCGCAGCAGATAGAGAAAAAGTGCAAATTACATTTGTGGCGAACCAGCGTTTATCGGTTCCTCCTTCTTTATTTTTAAAAACGCTGCAAGTTCCCGCAGGGTTTGATGTTGCAGATAATGAGATTGTTTTACGCGCTCAAGCAGGCGATTTAGTGATTACTGCCGATATTCCGTTAGCGGCGGAAGTGATGGAAAAGGGCGCGGTAGCGTTGAATCCTCGAGGTGAGCGTTACAGTGAAGCTACTATCCGTGAACGTCTGACCATTAGAGATTTTATGGATACGATGCGAGCTAGCGGCGTGCAAACAGGGGGGCCTGCTAGCTTAAACCAACGTGATCGCCAACAATTTGCAAATGAATTGGATAAGTGGCTGCTGCAACGTCGAAAATCGTTGGGATAG
- a CDS encoding EamA family transporter, protein MNRYWVLFLTALAPIVWGSTYLVTTEMLPTGMPLTLAMLRALPAGLLLLLFLRKLPQGIWWGRVLILGILNFSLFWWLLFISAYRLPGGVAATVGAIQPLIVLFLSRWLLSSPLSSISIFAALSGIFGVAILLLTPSAALDLTGIIAGLAGAFSMAAGTVLSRRWQPPVSALTFTSWQLTAGGLVLLPFALLLEPALPSLSVLNIAGLSYLTLIGGALTYALWFRGLAILGPGSVASLGFLSPMSAVILGWLWLDQQLSPLQLLGMLVILLSVWGSQKAERKLALKRQQQAV, encoded by the coding sequence ATGAATAGATATTGGGTTCTGTTTTTAACGGCATTAGCACCGATTGTATGGGGAAGTACCTACTTGGTGACGACGGAAATGCTGCCTACGGGTATGCCGTTGACGTTAGCCATGCTCCGCGCCTTACCCGCAGGATTGTTACTTTTACTATTTTTACGCAAATTACCTCAGGGGATTTGGTGGGGACGGGTACTGATTCTCGGCATTTTAAATTTCTCGTTATTTTGGTGGCTATTGTTTATCTCCGCATACCGTTTACCGGGTGGCGTGGCGGCAACGGTGGGGGCGATTCAACCGCTGATAGTGTTATTCCTTAGCCGTTGGCTATTAAGCAGCCCGCTATCGAGTATTTCGATATTTGCCGCACTGAGCGGGATTTTCGGGGTGGCTATTTTATTATTGACGCCAAGTGCCGCGTTAGATTTAACCGGGATTATTGCAGGTTTAGCTGGGGCATTTTCTATGGCAGCAGGAACGGTATTGAGCCGTCGCTGGCAGCCACCCGTTTCAGCATTAACCTTTACCTCGTGGCAATTAACCGCAGGTGGATTAGTCTTACTGCCGTTTGCGCTGTTACTTGAACCTGCGTTACCTTCCTTGAGTGTGTTAAATATCGCGGGGCTGAGTTATTTAACCTTGATTGGTGGCGCACTGACGTATGCATTATGGTTCAGAGGCCTCGCTATATTAGGGCCAGGTTCGGTAGCATCACTCGGTTTTTTAAGCCCGATGAGTGCGGTTATTCTCGGGTGGCTATGGCTTGACCAGCAGCTGAGTCCGTTACAGTTGCTCGGCATGTTGGTGATTTTACTCAGCGTTTGGGGGAGCCAAAAAGCAGAGCGTAAATTGGCATTGAAAAGGCAGCAACAAGCCGTTTAA
- a CDS encoding VWA domain-containing protein, producing the protein MDKQPEDTQLTEEQLQLAKRWRLILGQYADGALGQAALNGDELKIERSLDFLYRREYQRRGLRQEGGRHGSLDASQLTAVNWLNQARKLFPNSTFERMQSQALERYEISSLLKSPQALNAMEPTKALAKSLLSLRGKMSEETRDAVKNIIRKVVDDILSQMRNQFRQALTGRRNRFKRSLLPNSRNFDWRATIAANLKNYDQQNQRLVIKTPYFNSRQQQHLPWDVILCVDQSGSMASSIMYAAVCASILAALPTVRVSLVVFDTQVVDLSHLAHDPVEVLMTVQLGGGTDIAKAMHYCESLIRNPKRTVISLISDFEEGGALNNLLNCTERLNSQQVKLLGLAALDDDALPVYDTEIAQKLADRGMSVAALTPEHFAHWLAEVMQ; encoded by the coding sequence ATGGATAAACAGCCAGAAGACACGCAATTAACCGAAGAGCAGCTTCAATTAGCGAAACGCTGGCGCCTTATTTTAGGTCAATATGCGGATGGTGCATTGGGACAGGCGGCGCTAAATGGCGATGAGCTTAAAATCGAGCGGTCATTGGATTTTTTATATCGTCGTGAATATCAGCGTCGTGGTTTACGCCAAGAAGGCGGTCGCCATGGCTCGTTAGATGCTTCCCAATTGACGGCGGTGAACTGGTTGAATCAAGCCCGTAAATTGTTCCCAAACAGCACCTTTGAGCGAATGCAGTCACAGGCATTAGAGCGTTATGAAATCAGTAGCTTACTAAAAAGTCCGCAAGCCTTGAATGCGATGGAGCCCACCAAAGCTTTAGCCAAATCCTTATTAAGTTTGCGCGGTAAAATGAGCGAAGAGACGCGGGATGCGGTGAAGAATATTATTCGCAAAGTGGTGGATGATATTTTAAGCCAGATGCGAAACCAATTTCGTCAAGCGTTAACAGGGCGTCGTAACCGTTTTAAGCGATCGCTGCTCCCCAATAGCCGTAATTTCGATTGGCGAGCTACGATTGCTGCGAATCTAAAGAATTATGATCAACAAAATCAGCGCTTAGTAATTAAAACCCCGTATTTTAACTCCCGCCAGCAACAGCATTTACCGTGGGATGTGATTTTGTGCGTTGACCAAAGTGGATCGATGGCGAGTTCGATTATGTATGCGGCGGTGTGCGCCAGTATTTTAGCGGCATTACCGACGGTACGAGTCTCTTTGGTGGTATTTGATACCCAAGTGGTGGATCTCAGTCATTTAGCTCACGATCCGGTGGAAGTATTAATGACAGTACAGCTCGGCGGTGGGACGGATATCGCCAAAGCGATGCATTATTGCGAGAGTTTGATCCGCAACCCGAAACGCACGGTGATTTCCCTGATCAGCGACTTTGAAGAAGGCGGGGCGTTGAATAACCTGCTTAATTGCACGGAGCGTTTGAATAGCCAGCAAGTGAAATTGTTGGGACTCGCCGCTTTAGATGATGATGCATTGCCGGTTTATGATACAGAGATTGCCCAGAAGCTGGCGGATCGCGGTATGAGTGTGGCGGCGTTAACCCCGGAGCATTTTGCTCACTGGCTGGCTGAGGTGATGCAATGA
- a CDS encoding MarR family winged helix-turn-helix transcriptional regulator produces MDRIDKITQQWERERPDLDISAMGLIGRLGNVAHHLTREMEKVFAQFGLNRSSFDVLATLRRAGSPYTLSPSEMLSTLMVTSGTMTNRIDQLEKAGYVARHVNPDDGRGFLVSLTTEGLDIINQVVTAHTENQSRLVASLSNEEQQALNQLLRTFLGHLES; encoded by the coding sequence ATGGATAGAATCGATAAAATCACTCAACAGTGGGAACGTGAACGCCCCGATCTTGATATCAGCGCCATGGGGCTGATTGGTCGCTTAGGCAACGTTGCCCATCACCTGACCCGTGAAATGGAAAAGGTATTTGCCCAATTTGGTCTAAACCGATCAAGTTTTGACGTGCTTGCCACTTTGCGCCGTGCAGGTTCCCCCTACACACTATCTCCCAGTGAGATGCTCTCCACCTTGATGGTGACATCGGGCACCATGACCAACCGTATCGATCAGCTCGAGAAAGCCGGTTATGTCGCGCGTCATGTGAACCCGGATGATGGGCGCGGTTTTTTGGTGAGTTTAACAACTGAAGGGTTAGATATAATTAACCAAGTGGTCACCGCCCATACCGAAAATCAATCCCGTTTGGTGGCGTCACTGTCGAATGAAGAGCAGCAAGCGTTGAATCAGCTATTACGAACGTTTCTAGGTCATTTAGAATCATGA
- a CDS encoding TetR/AcrR family transcriptional regulator: protein MARRTQAQMEQTRALLLATARDFFCRLGYAETSMDDLTASVELTRGALYHHFGGKQGLFLAVVEQIDAEMNQRLQTITDNSDDLWSSFQQRCHAYLEMALEPEYQQVILRDAKAVLGEAITKSNLQCADAIEKIIAKLVEDNVIANVEPRALAALLNGGLSEAAYWIAQDKSEMRLKQSIASIDVLLNGLKAPAK from the coding sequence ATGGCAAGACGAACACAAGCCCAAATGGAACAAACTCGCGCCCTATTACTGGCGACAGCACGGGATTTCTTCTGCCGTTTAGGTTATGCAGAAACATCAATGGATGATTTAACGGCCAGTGTTGAACTGACTCGCGGTGCGCTATACCACCACTTTGGGGGCAAACAGGGGTTATTCTTGGCGGTTGTCGAACAGATTGATGCTGAAATGAACCAACGTTTACAGACAATTACGGACAACAGCGATGATCTGTGGTCAAGCTTTCAACAACGCTGTCACGCCTATTTAGAAATGGCACTCGAACCTGAATATCAGCAAGTGATCTTACGCGATGCCAAAGCGGTGTTAGGGGAAGCCATCACAAAATCTAACTTACAATGTGCGGATGCCATTGAAAAAATCATCGCCAAGCTGGTAGAAGATAATGTTATTGCCAACGTAGAGCCTCGCGCCCTCGCAGCATTACTGAATGGGGGGTTATCCGAAGCAGCGTACTGGATAGCACAAGATAAAAGTGAAATGCGGTTAAAACAGAGTATTGCTAGCATTGATGTGTTACTGAATGGATTAAAAGCCCCTGCTAAATAA
- the alkB gene encoding DNA oxidative demethylase AlkB yields the protein MLFPDEENTIEIAPDAYLLKGFLLGQGEPLLAALFEVIAQAPLRHMQTPGGYAMSVAMTNCGDWGWVTDNKGYRYSSVDPMTQQPWPIMPALFQQLAINAAEKAGFSHFVPDACLINRYGVGAKMSLHQDKDEADFSQPIVSFSLGLPTIFDFGGEMREHPRQTILLEHGDVLVWGGRSRLYYHGVRQIKSGVHPQLGAYRFNLTFRRSQSII from the coding sequence ATGTTATTTCCTGATGAAGAAAATACGATTGAGATTGCGCCAGACGCTTACCTCCTTAAGGGCTTTTTGCTTGGGCAAGGGGAGCCGCTATTGGCTGCATTGTTTGAGGTGATTGCTCAAGCGCCTTTGCGTCATATGCAAACCCCTGGCGGGTACGCCATGTCTGTGGCGATGACCAATTGCGGTGATTGGGGCTGGGTGACGGATAATAAAGGCTACCGATATTCCTCTGTAGACCCGATGACTCAGCAGCCATGGCCCATTATGCCCGCATTATTTCAACAGCTGGCGATAAATGCGGCTGAAAAAGCGGGATTCTCTCACTTTGTTCCTGATGCCTGCCTCATTAACCGCTATGGTGTGGGGGCTAAAATGTCGCTACATCAAGATAAAGATGAAGCGGATTTTTCCCAGCCGATTGTCTCTTTTTCATTAGGGTTGCCGACTATTTTTGATTTTGGTGGCGAGATGCGAGAACATCCGCGCCAAACAATTCTGTTGGAGCATGGTGATGTTTTGGTGTGGGGCGGACGTTCGCGGCTCTATTACCACGGAGTACGTCAAATTAAATCAGGTGTTCATCCTCAGCTTGGGGCTTATCGTTTTAATCTGACCTTCAGGCGTTCGCAATCAATAATATAA
- a CDS encoding threonine aldolase family protein: MYSFINDYNEIAHPAVMEELNSLAGKRFEGYGTDTLCASVAEQIKQRIGRPDADIHFFNGGTITNLTTISHVLRPHQAAIAVDSGHIAVHETGAIEATGHKVFTVPSASGKLTPALIEHVLAHHTDEHCVQPKLVYISNSTEIGTVYRKDELIALRKVCDEHGLWLFMDGARLASGLMSHASDVTIEDIAQLTDIFYIGGTKIGALTGEILVILNPSLKSDFRFSIKQKGGLQAKGWLLAAQFKALFEDDLYFKLGKHLNDMAMHLAAFFTQQGFEFLAPVESNQVFVVLPDDLAKKLLEHYVLSSMPAPEAGKTCVRLCTSWSTSEQDVEKFISVFKSLR, translated from the coding sequence ATGTACAGTTTTATTAATGATTATAATGAAATAGCGCATCCAGCAGTAATGGAAGAACTCAACAGTTTGGCGGGCAAGCGCTTTGAAGGGTATGGTACCGATACGTTATGTGCCAGTGTCGCTGAGCAAATTAAACAGCGCATTGGACGCCCAGATGCAGATATCCATTTCTTTAATGGTGGCACGATCACTAATTTAACGACTATTTCCCATGTATTAAGACCTCATCAGGCGGCTATCGCGGTAGATTCAGGGCATATCGCGGTACATGAAACGGGGGCGATTGAAGCCACAGGGCATAAAGTTTTCACCGTTCCTTCCGCATCAGGTAAGTTAACCCCAGCGCTGATTGAACACGTTTTAGCACATCATACCGATGAGCACTGCGTACAGCCCAAATTGGTGTATATCAGCAACTCGACAGAGATTGGTACGGTATACCGTAAAGACGAACTGATTGCGCTGCGCAAAGTGTGTGATGAGCATGGTTTATGGCTGTTTATGGATGGTGCGCGTTTAGCCTCCGGCTTAATGTCCCATGCGAGCGACGTAACGATTGAAGATATCGCTCAGTTGACGGATATTTTTTATATCGGTGGCACTAAGATAGGTGCATTAACCGGTGAAATCCTGGTAATTTTAAACCCAAGCTTAAAATCTGATTTTCGCTTTAGCATCAAGCAAAAAGGGGGATTGCAGGCAAAAGGTTGGTTATTAGCGGCACAATTTAAAGCTTTGTTTGAAGATGACCTTTATTTCAAATTGGGTAAGCATCTCAATGATATGGCGATGCATTTAGCGGCATTCTTTACTCAGCAAGGTTTTGAGTTCTTAGCACCAGTTGAATCAAACCAAGTGTTTGTGGTGCTACCGGATGATTTAGCGAAAAAGTTATTAGAACATTACGTATTAAGTAGCATGCCTGCGCCAGAAGCAGGTAAAACCTGCGTGCGCCTGTGTACTTCATGGTCCACAAGCGAACAAGATGTTGAAAAATTTATTAGCGTATTTAAGTCACTGCGTTAA
- the mnmH gene encoding tRNA 2-selenouridine(34) synthase MnmH, whose translation MELALSTPEIRQILASDTPIIDVRAPIEFQQGSMPSALNLPLMNDDERTAVGTCYKQKGSDKAVEMGHQLVSGELRENRINAWKTACQQHPEGYLCCARGGMRSHIAQQWLKEAGIEYPLINGGYKNLRQTAIDAINELAQRPVILIGGCTGNGKTLLVQSLEDSIDLEGIAHHRGSSFGRTLEAQFSQATFENHLAVSMLKKSPNHNRWVLEDEGRAIGVNSLPDSLRQAMETATIAVVEDPIERRMERLKEEYFDRMTHDFLAAFGEEHGWNAYSEYLHHGLHAIRKRLGSQRAIELTKLLDDALIAQRKTKKTDVHFSWLTPLLHEYYDPMYRYQLSKKQDRIVFKGTFEEVTEWVQSTAE comes from the coding sequence ATGGAATTAGCGCTCTCCACACCTGAAATTCGCCAGATCCTTGCTTCTGACACTCCAATCATCGATGTTCGTGCACCTATTGAATTTCAACAAGGTTCAATGCCATCTGCACTCAATTTACCCTTAATGAATGACGATGAACGTACCGCCGTTGGAACCTGTTATAAACAGAAAGGTTCCGATAAAGCCGTCGAAATGGGTCATCAATTAGTCTCTGGTGAATTACGTGAAAACCGGATTAATGCGTGGAAAACTGCCTGTCAACAACACCCTGAAGGTTATCTCTGCTGTGCGCGTGGCGGAATGCGTTCCCATATAGCTCAACAATGGTTAAAAGAAGCGGGTATCGAATATCCGCTTATTAATGGGGGTTATAAAAATTTACGCCAAACAGCCATTGATGCCATTAACGAACTCGCTCAGCGCCCAGTAATATTAATTGGTGGTTGCACCGGAAATGGCAAAACGCTATTAGTTCAAAGCCTTGAAGATAGTATTGACCTAGAAGGTATTGCTCATCATCGTGGCTCCTCCTTTGGTCGTACCTTAGAAGCCCAATTTTCTCAGGCCACCTTTGAAAATCATTTAGCGGTTTCCATGTTAAAAAAATCCCCTAATCATAATCGCTGGGTACTTGAAGATGAAGGACGAGCCATTGGCGTGAACAGCCTTCCCGATTCACTACGCCAAGCAATGGAAACAGCAACAATTGCGGTGGTTGAAGACCCAATTGAGCGCCGGATGGAAAGGTTAAAAGAGGAATATTTTGACCGAATGACTCACGATTTTCTTGCTGCATTTGGTGAAGAACATGGTTGGAATGCCTACAGTGAATACCTACACCATGGTCTGCATGCCATCCGTAAACGTTTAGGTTCCCAGCGAGCAATCGAGCTAACTAAGCTCCTTGATGATGCGCTGATTGCTCAACGTAAAACGAAAAAAACAGACGTTCATTTCTCATGGCTTACACCACTTCTTCATGAATATTATGACCCGATGTACCGCTATCAGTTGAGCAAAAAACAGGATCGAATTGTTTTCAAAGGAACATTTGAAGAAGTCACTGAGTGGGTGCAGTCCACCGCTGAATAA
- a CDS encoding MFS transporter: MLSRYQQLFHASGSIQFALAGLLARLALPMMGIGIITLLSMLQGSYALAGGVSATFVLTYALLSPQVSRWVDSHGQFRVLPLVTFISVLGMGLIVMSTWLELSYIWLFLGAFLSGFMPSMSAMIRARWTQIYKRDPLLQTAYSLETVLDDLTFIVGPPLSVGLTVALFPQAGIMIAGILLLLGVLLLVSQRKTEPTLVDRHQMMSTKASILRLPSLQLLIILMISLGVIVGTVDILSVTLAQMQGQPAMASLVLSLYAIGSCVMGVLFGGMRLSMPLPRMLLISGVLTLLSIIPLLWVGGIWSLAMVMFISGLFFAPTMIIGMSLVENIVPDHRLTEGMTWLLAGLNIGVAFGAMLSGKMVDELGIYAGYWVAIAGGILVVLCSLVSYGLLTRQETAVCSS; the protein is encoded by the coding sequence ATGCTAAGCCGATACCAACAACTTTTTCACGCTTCAGGAAGCATCCAATTTGCCTTAGCAGGGCTTTTGGCTCGTTTAGCGTTACCCATGATGGGCATAGGAATTATTACCCTGTTGTCCATGCTGCAAGGTAGTTATGCACTGGCAGGCGGTGTGTCGGCGACGTTTGTTCTGACATACGCCTTATTATCGCCGCAGGTTTCTCGCTGGGTGGATAGCCATGGTCAGTTTCGCGTATTGCCGTTAGTGACTTTTATTAGTGTTCTGGGCATGGGGCTGATCGTGATGTCAACGTGGTTAGAGCTTTCTTATATTTGGTTATTTTTAGGGGCGTTTCTGTCGGGCTTTATGCCGAGTATGTCGGCGATGATCCGCGCGAGATGGACGCAAATCTATAAAAGGGATCCGCTACTACAAACTGCGTATTCATTGGAAACCGTACTCGATGATTTAACATTTATTGTAGGGCCTCCCTTATCCGTCGGACTGACCGTGGCACTGTTTCCACAAGCGGGAATTATGATTGCGGGTATTTTATTATTGTTGGGCGTTTTACTTTTAGTTTCTCAACGTAAAACGGAGCCTACCTTAGTCGATAGGCACCAGATGATGAGCACGAAGGCGTCTATTCTGCGCCTGCCAAGTTTGCAACTGTTGATTATTCTGATGATTTCGCTGGGTGTGATTGTGGGAACCGTTGATATTCTGAGTGTGACGCTGGCACAGATGCAAGGACAGCCGGCGATGGCGAGTTTAGTGTTATCGCTGTATGCCATTGGTTCTTGTGTGATGGGGGTGCTATTTGGCGGAATGCGTTTATCAATGCCTTTGCCGCGTATGTTACTAATCAGTGGTGTTCTGACATTGCTGTCGATTATTCCGTTGCTTTGGGTTGGGGGAATTTGGTCACTGGCGATGGTAATGTTTATATCAGGGTTATTTTTTGCACCAACGATGATTATCGGTATGTCGCTGGTGGAGAATATTGTTCCCGATCACCGTTTAACGGAAGGGATGACATGGCTGCTAGCGGGACTGAATATTGGCGTGGCATTCGGGGCGATGCTTTCAGGTAAAATGGTGGATGAGCTCGGAATTTATGCAGGATATTGGGTTGCTATTGCTGGCGGTATTTTGGTGGTGCTGTGCTCACTCGTGAGTTACGGGTTATTGACGCGACAAGAAACGGCAGTTTGTTCCTCTTAA
- a CDS encoding homoserine/threonine efflux transporter: protein MDPLHSILITLFLFVLTFFNPGANLFTVVQTTLSSGKKAGLTCGFGVVLGDAIYSGLGLFGLVALMTQFESLFSLIKILGGLYLLYYAISVFRNKTQLSLATGKNTENFPTGVYFRRGLIADLSNPQTVLFFMSIFSTTISSSTPLWTKLLIWLGIVVVSLIWRIILCQTFSLSSVRRTYSRIHKVIGKVVGLVLGGLASKLIYQGITEIAFKK, encoded by the coding sequence ATGGATCCACTACACAGCATTCTGATTACGTTGTTTTTGTTTGTTTTGACCTTTTTTAACCCCGGTGCCAACTTATTTACGGTGGTTCAGACGACATTAAGTTCAGGTAAAAAAGCCGGATTAACTTGTGGTTTTGGGGTTGTTCTGGGGGATGCGATTTATTCAGGATTAGGGCTATTTGGGCTGGTGGCATTAATGACCCAGTTTGAGTCGCTATTTTCTCTGATTAAGATTTTGGGTGGATTATATTTATTGTATTACGCGATCAGTGTCTTTCGAAATAAAACGCAACTGTCTCTTGCCACCGGAAAAAATACAGAAAATTTTCCAACAGGTGTTTATTTTCGTCGAGGGTTAATTGCTGACTTATCTAACCCTCAAACCGTTCTATTTTTCATGAGTATTTTCTCTACTACGATTTCATCTTCGACACCATTATGGACTAAACTTTTGATTTGGCTAGGAATCGTGGTGGTTTCTCTAATTTGGCGTATTATCTTATGCCAGACATTTTCATTATCTTCGGTAAGACGCACTTATTCCCGTATCCATAAAGTGATAGGCAAAGTAGTCGGATTGGTTTTAGGCGGGTTAGCGTCTAAATTAATTTACCAAGGTATCACTGAGATTGCCTTTAAAAAATAA
- a CDS encoding DUF3811 domain-containing protein has translation MKTLTLQEMTETQRMRVRQRLAQERKSLGRELTNSEESKVKKLIITEISAEVEKEAKALRTQKKKERVTGSNATYNWSSNNHTRGYR, from the coding sequence ATGAAAACCCTAACACTGCAAGAGATGACTGAAACGCAAAGAATGCGGGTGAGGCAACGGCTGGCTCAAGAACGTAAAAGTTTAGGGCGCGAGTTGACCAATTCAGAAGAAAGCAAAGTCAAAAAATTGATCATTACCGAAATCTCGGCAGAAGTTGAAAAAGAGGCCAAAGCCTTGAGAACCCAGAAGAAAAAAGAGCGTGTAACAGGAAGCAATGCGACCTATAACTGGTCATCTAATAACCATACTCGCGGTTATCGCTAA